One genomic segment of Triplophysa rosa linkage group LG22, Trosa_1v2, whole genome shotgun sequence includes these proteins:
- the emsy gene encoding BRCA2-interacting transcriptional repressor EMSY isoform X3: MIQQEKPLTGSMPVVWPALLDLSRDECKRILRKLELEAYAGVISALRAQGELTKDKKELLGELTRVLSISTERHRAEVRRAVNDERLTTIAYHMSGPNSSSEWSIEGRRLVPLMPRLVPQTAFTVTANAVASATAHQNSSLLPPAETGNKEVVVCYSYTSTTSTPSSTSVPAVVKSPRPASPASNVVVLPSGSTVYVKSVSCSDEDEKPRKRRRTNSSSSSPVLLKEVPKVATPIPKTIAVPVSGSPKMSSLMQSIANSLPPHMSPVKITFTKPSTQTTNSTTQKVIIVTTSPSSNFVPNILSKSHNYAAMSKLVSSGAFAAANQKQTMVISASAAPGPSPVAVTTVVSSTPSVVMSTIAQGGSSAGVKVSSTRLPSPKALIGPPSQILQIAKQQQTSAQCVSPKGLQGSPQSSGTPPGAKPTIQIKQESGVCAGVKIITQQMQPSKILPKPSGSVLPSSSSAPIMVVSSNGAIMTTKPLSNPTGSPAAYTRPSVNPALAARVATSPAGATYVKTTSGSIITVVPKSLATLGGKIITTNMVTGTTTKITTIPMTSKPNVIVVQKTTGKGTTLQGLPGKNMVTTLLNAGGEKGLQAVPGAKPAIITASRPITKMIVTQPKSLGAGVQPSTTTTKIIPTKIVYGQQGKTQVLIKPKPMAFQTAVVSEQTRQLVSETLQQVSRCTESSAVAGPSQEGAMKDDSEGSAASDITHDSQPVVHFITSRGQDWTEQEVSVEASPTIIYQDVTGESQSATSTIKALLELQQTSGVLKEKGDAKPRQHTIDLSQMAVPIPVPPDRRPSPEPSTQSVAESGTLTEYLAPSAAKSTNPPPTSALVSQQVEVSESRDSEEQMVVEEGQLEGDTLDPQTGLFYRSAQPVSQHGTVPPTLSKPAADTPTSSKRAEPVTGRASVPRERPAPSSSLTSSAGSAASANPPQTPQLPRLQQAPTSHNRPNTHTQLSQPPPLQAHHPVPKTPISAQVPIITQGATVTKITFGGHQCPPVSSSAEASVKLQPESSTGAAASEKASVSDILKISMMKAEIDPSAEPMVVDSSSDCGPLTKAPPTSSLISSSKPTHGPFSHIKSKDVGIIQVIPQFSIMPDSSQSNVVVEPSGFLEITDYTSQRLDEESVMEQEVDSSNDEGVEPSPVEVCTDQSQ, encoded by the exons ATGATTCAGCAGGAGAAGCCATTGACGGGCAGCATGCCGGTGGTGTGGCCCGCGCTGCTCGACCTCAGCAGGGACGAATGCAAGCGAATCCTGCGCAAACTGG AGCTGGAGGCGTACGCTGGTGTGATCAGCGCTCTGAGGGCTCAGGGAGAGCTCACTAAAGACAAGAAGGAGCTGCTCGGAGAACTCACCAGAGTCCTCAG TATCTCAACAGAACGCCATCGAGCTGAGGTCCGTAGAGCCGTGAATGATGAGCGTTTGACCACCATCGCCTATCA catgtCCGGGCCCAACAGCTCATCCGAATGGTCTATCGAGGGGCGTCGGCTCGTTCCTCTGATGCCCAGACTGGTTCCTCAGACGGCCTTCACTGTAACAGCCAACGCCGTCGCCAGCGCCACCGCGCATCAGAACTCTTCACTGCTCCCGCCAGCGGAAACCGGCAACAAAGAAG TGGTGGTGTGTTATTCCTACACCAGTACGACATCCACACCAAGCAGCACCAGTGTGCCAGCAGTCGTGAAATCCCCCCGACCCGCCAGCCCCGCCTCCAACGTCGTGGTGCTGCCCAGCGGAAGTACCGTCTACGTGAAGA GTGTGAGCTGCTCTGATGAGGATGAGAAACCTCGTAAGAGGCGGAGAACCAACTCGTCCAGCTCCTCCCCTGTGCTGTTGAAGGAGGTGCCTAAAGTGGCCACGCCCATTCCTAAAACCATCGCGGTTCCTGTGAGCGGCAGCCCGAAGATGAGCAGCCTGATGCAGAGCATCGCCAACTCACTCCCGCCTCACATGTCACCGGTGAAGATCACCTTCACCAAACCTTCCACCCAGACCACTAACAGCACCACACAGAAG GTCATCATCGTGACGACGTCTCCGAGCTCCAACTTCGTGCcaaacattctgtcaaagtcacACAACTACGCAGCCATGTCAAAGCTGGTGTCCAGCGGCGCGTTCGCGGCGGCCAATCAGAAACAGACCATGGTGATTTCAGCCAGCGCAGCCCCGGGACCCAGTCCTGTTGCCGTGACGACAGTGGTTTCCTCCACCCCTTCAGTGGTGATGTCCACGATCGCGCAgg GTGGGTCGTCCGCCGGAGTGAAAGTGTCCTCCACCCGTCTGCCGTCTCCCAAAGCTTTAATCGGTCCTCCGTCTCAGATTCTTCAGATCGCCAAACAGCAGCAGACATCAGCTCAGTGTGTGTCTCCTAAAGGCCTGCAGGGGTCCCCACAGAGCAGCGGCACGCCCCCCGGAGCCAAACCCACCATACAGATCAAACAGGAGTCAG gtgtgtgtgcaggtgtgaaGATCATCACTCAGCAGATGCAGCCCAGTAAGATCTTACCCAAACCCTCCGGTTCAGTGCTGCCCAGCAGTAGCTCCGCCCCCATCATGGTCGTCAGCAGCAACGGAGCCATAATGACCACCAAACCGCTTTCCAATCCCACCG GGAGTCCGGCGGCGTACACGCGACCGTCTGTCAATCCTGCGCTCGCCGCCCGTGTGGCCACGTCGCCCGCGGGAGCCACTTACGTCAAGACCACCAGTGGCAGCATCATAACCGTCGTGCCCAAATCTCTCGCCACGCTGGGTGGCAAAATCATCACCACCAACATGGTGACAG GAACCACAACAAAGATCACCACCATCCCCATGACCTCCAAACCCAACGTGATCGTGGTGCAGAAGACCACTGGAAAAGGAACTACCCTACAGGGACTTCCGGGAAAGAACATGGTTACGACGCTGTTAAACGCAGGG GGAGAGAAAGGCCTGCAGGCGGTGCCCGGGGCCAAGCCGGCCATCATCACCGCTTCTCGACCCATCACTAAAATGATCGTGACGCAGCCCAAGAGCCTCGGCGCCGGCGTTCAGCcctccaccaccaccaccaagaTCATCCCCACCAAGATTGTGTACGGACAGCAGGGAAAAAcacag GTTCTGATCAAGCCGAAGCCCATGGCCTTTCAGACGGCCGTGGTGAGCGAACAGACCCGACAGCTGGTGAGCGAGACGCTTCAGCAGGTCTCGCGCTGTACAGAATCCAGCGCCGTCGCAGGTCCCAGCCAGGAGGGGGCGATGAAGGACGATTCAGAGGGCAGTGCAGCGTCCGACATCACTCACG ACTCTCAGCCTGTGGTTCACTTCATCACCTCCAGAGGTCAGGATTGGACAGAACAGGAGGTTTCAGTGGAGGCCAGTCCCACCATCATTTATCAGGACGTGACGGGAGAGTCTCAGTCAGCTACATCCACCATCAAAGCCCTGCTGGAGCTACAGCAGACCAGCGGTGTGT tgaAGGAGAAAGGTGATGCCAAACCGCGTCAGCACACGATTGATCTGAGTCAGATGGCAGTGCCCATCCCTGTGCCCCCCGACAGGAGGCCGTCCCCCGAACCGTCCACTCAGAGCGTAGCAGAGTCTGGCACACTCACTGAATACCTGG CGCCGTCCGCTGCCAAGAGCACCAACCCCCCACCCACATCTGCTCTCGTCTCACAGCAG GTGGAGGTGTCTGAGAGTCGAGACTCAGAGGAGCAGATGGTGGTCGAGGAGGGGCAGTTAGAGGGTGATACTTTAGATCCTCAGACGGGTTTGTTTTACCGCTCAGCTCAACCTGTCAGTCAGCACGGCACGGTACCGCCCACCCTCAGCAAACCTGCCGCTGACACCCCCACTTCATCTAAGAGGGCGGAGCCCGTCACGGGCAGAGCGTCTGTGCCGCGTGAGAGACCCGCCCCCTCTTCCTCTCTGACATCATCCGCTGGCTCTGCCGCGTCCGCAAACCCTCCTCAAACTCCACAGCTGCCCAGACTCCAGCAGGCACCCACCTCACACAACcgacccaacacacacacacagctgtcacAGCCTCCGCCCCTGCAGGCACATCACCCTGTGCCAAAGACCCCCATCAGCGCTCAGGTGCCCATCATAACGCAGGGTGCCACCGTCACTAAGATCACGTTTGGGGGTCATCAGTGTCCGCCCGTGTCCAGCAGCGCCGAGGCGTCTGTTAAACTCCAGCCGGAGTCCAGCACCGGTGCGGCAGCATCAGAGAAAGCCTCGGTGTCTGACATCCTGAAGATCTCCATGATGAAAGCCGAGATCGACCCGAGCGCTGAGCCCATGGTGGTGGACTCGTCCAGTGACTGTGGCCCACTGACCAAAGCCCCGCCCACATCATCACTCATCAGCAGTTCCAAACCCACACACGGACCCTTCAGCCACATCAAGAGTAAAGACGTGGGCATCATACAG gtcaTCCCTCAGTTCTCCATCATGCCAGACTCCAGTCAGTCTAATGTGGTTGTGGAGCCCAGTGGCTTTCTGGAGATCACCGATTACACCAGCCAGCGTCTGGACGAGGAGTCGGTCATGGAACAAGAAGTGGACAGCAGCAACGACGAGGGGGTGGAGCCCAGCCCGGTGGAGGTGTGCACTGACCAATCACAGTGA
- the emsy gene encoding BRCA2-interacting transcriptional repressor EMSY isoform X1: MIQQEKPLTGSMPVVWPALLDLSRDECKRILRKLELEAYAGVISALRAQGELTKDKKELLGELTRVLSISTERHRAEVRRAVNDERLTTIAYHMSGPNSSSEWSIEGRRLVPLMPRLVPQTAFTVTANAVASATAHQNSSLLPPAETGNKEVVVCYSYTSTTSTPSSTSVPAVVKSPRPASPASNVVVLPSGSTVYVKSVSCSDEDEKPRKRRRTNSSSSSPVLLKEVPKVATPIPKTIAVPVSGSPKMSSLMQSIANSLPPHMSPVKITFTKPSTQTTNSTTQKVIIVTTSPSSNFVPNILSKSHNYAAMSKLVSSGAFAAANQKQTMVISASAAPGPSPVAVTTVVSSTPSVVMSTIAQGGSSAGVKVSSTRLPSPKALIGPPSQILQIAKQQQTSAQCVSPKGLQGSPQSSGTPPGAKPTIQIKQESGVCAGVKIITQQMQPSKILPKPSGSVLPSSSSAPIMVVSSNGAIMTTKPLSNPTGSPAAYTRPSVNPALAARVATSPAGATYVKTTSGSIITVVPKSLATLGGKIITTNMVTGTTTKITTIPMTSKPNVIVVQKTTGKGTTLQGLPGKNMVTTLLNAGGEKGLQAVPGAKPAIITASRPITKMIVTQPKSLGAGVQPSTTTTKIIPTKIVYGQQGKTQVLIKPKPMAFQTAVVSEQTRQLVSETLQQVSRCTESSAVAGPSQEGAMKDDSEGSAASDITHDSQPVVHFITSRGQDWTEQEVSVEASPTIIYQDVTGESQSATSTIKALLELQQTSGVLKEKGDAKPRQHTIDLSQMAVPIPVPPDRRPSPEPSTQSVAESGTLTEYLGKVSKALIGGDVSGSSGQTLTVSCSPSTAPSAAKSTNPPPTSALVSQQVEVSESRDSEEQMVVEEGQLEGDTLDPQTGLFYRSAQPVSQHGTVPPTLSKPAADTPTSSKRAEPVTGRASVPRERPAPSSSLTSSAGSAASANPPQTPQLPRLQQAPTSHNRPNTHTQLSQPPPLQAHHPVPKTPISAQVPIITQGATVTKITFGGHQCPPVSSSAEASVKLQPESSTGAAASEKASVSDILKISMMKAEIDPSAEPMVVDSSSDCGPLTKAPPTSSLISSSKPTHGPFSHIKSKDVGIIQVIPQFSIMPDSSQSNVVVEPSGFLEITDYTSQRLDEESVMEQEVDSSNDEGVEPSPVEVCTDQSQ; this comes from the exons ATGATTCAGCAGGAGAAGCCATTGACGGGCAGCATGCCGGTGGTGTGGCCCGCGCTGCTCGACCTCAGCAGGGACGAATGCAAGCGAATCCTGCGCAAACTGG AGCTGGAGGCGTACGCTGGTGTGATCAGCGCTCTGAGGGCTCAGGGAGAGCTCACTAAAGACAAGAAGGAGCTGCTCGGAGAACTCACCAGAGTCCTCAG TATCTCAACAGAACGCCATCGAGCTGAGGTCCGTAGAGCCGTGAATGATGAGCGTTTGACCACCATCGCCTATCA catgtCCGGGCCCAACAGCTCATCCGAATGGTCTATCGAGGGGCGTCGGCTCGTTCCTCTGATGCCCAGACTGGTTCCTCAGACGGCCTTCACTGTAACAGCCAACGCCGTCGCCAGCGCCACCGCGCATCAGAACTCTTCACTGCTCCCGCCAGCGGAAACCGGCAACAAAGAAG TGGTGGTGTGTTATTCCTACACCAGTACGACATCCACACCAAGCAGCACCAGTGTGCCAGCAGTCGTGAAATCCCCCCGACCCGCCAGCCCCGCCTCCAACGTCGTGGTGCTGCCCAGCGGAAGTACCGTCTACGTGAAGA GTGTGAGCTGCTCTGATGAGGATGAGAAACCTCGTAAGAGGCGGAGAACCAACTCGTCCAGCTCCTCCCCTGTGCTGTTGAAGGAGGTGCCTAAAGTGGCCACGCCCATTCCTAAAACCATCGCGGTTCCTGTGAGCGGCAGCCCGAAGATGAGCAGCCTGATGCAGAGCATCGCCAACTCACTCCCGCCTCACATGTCACCGGTGAAGATCACCTTCACCAAACCTTCCACCCAGACCACTAACAGCACCACACAGAAG GTCATCATCGTGACGACGTCTCCGAGCTCCAACTTCGTGCcaaacattctgtcaaagtcacACAACTACGCAGCCATGTCAAAGCTGGTGTCCAGCGGCGCGTTCGCGGCGGCCAATCAGAAACAGACCATGGTGATTTCAGCCAGCGCAGCCCCGGGACCCAGTCCTGTTGCCGTGACGACAGTGGTTTCCTCCACCCCTTCAGTGGTGATGTCCACGATCGCGCAgg GTGGGTCGTCCGCCGGAGTGAAAGTGTCCTCCACCCGTCTGCCGTCTCCCAAAGCTTTAATCGGTCCTCCGTCTCAGATTCTTCAGATCGCCAAACAGCAGCAGACATCAGCTCAGTGTGTGTCTCCTAAAGGCCTGCAGGGGTCCCCACAGAGCAGCGGCACGCCCCCCGGAGCCAAACCCACCATACAGATCAAACAGGAGTCAG gtgtgtgtgcaggtgtgaaGATCATCACTCAGCAGATGCAGCCCAGTAAGATCTTACCCAAACCCTCCGGTTCAGTGCTGCCCAGCAGTAGCTCCGCCCCCATCATGGTCGTCAGCAGCAACGGAGCCATAATGACCACCAAACCGCTTTCCAATCCCACCG GGAGTCCGGCGGCGTACACGCGACCGTCTGTCAATCCTGCGCTCGCCGCCCGTGTGGCCACGTCGCCCGCGGGAGCCACTTACGTCAAGACCACCAGTGGCAGCATCATAACCGTCGTGCCCAAATCTCTCGCCACGCTGGGTGGCAAAATCATCACCACCAACATGGTGACAG GAACCACAACAAAGATCACCACCATCCCCATGACCTCCAAACCCAACGTGATCGTGGTGCAGAAGACCACTGGAAAAGGAACTACCCTACAGGGACTTCCGGGAAAGAACATGGTTACGACGCTGTTAAACGCAGGG GGAGAGAAAGGCCTGCAGGCGGTGCCCGGGGCCAAGCCGGCCATCATCACCGCTTCTCGACCCATCACTAAAATGATCGTGACGCAGCCCAAGAGCCTCGGCGCCGGCGTTCAGCcctccaccaccaccaccaagaTCATCCCCACCAAGATTGTGTACGGACAGCAGGGAAAAAcacag GTTCTGATCAAGCCGAAGCCCATGGCCTTTCAGACGGCCGTGGTGAGCGAACAGACCCGACAGCTGGTGAGCGAGACGCTTCAGCAGGTCTCGCGCTGTACAGAATCCAGCGCCGTCGCAGGTCCCAGCCAGGAGGGGGCGATGAAGGACGATTCAGAGGGCAGTGCAGCGTCCGACATCACTCACG ACTCTCAGCCTGTGGTTCACTTCATCACCTCCAGAGGTCAGGATTGGACAGAACAGGAGGTTTCAGTGGAGGCCAGTCCCACCATCATTTATCAGGACGTGACGGGAGAGTCTCAGTCAGCTACATCCACCATCAAAGCCCTGCTGGAGCTACAGCAGACCAGCGGTGTGT tgaAGGAGAAAGGTGATGCCAAACCGCGTCAGCACACGATTGATCTGAGTCAGATGGCAGTGCCCATCCCTGTGCCCCCCGACAGGAGGCCGTCCCCCGAACCGTCCACTCAGAGCGTAGCAGAGTCTGGCACACTCACTGAATACCTGG gtaaAGTGAGTAAAGCTCTGATTGGTGGAGATGTTTCTGGATCCAGCGGTCAGACTCTGACTGTCTCTTGCTCTCCATCAACAGCGCCGTCCGCTGCCAAGAGCACCAACCCCCCACCCACATCTGCTCTCGTCTCACAGCAG GTGGAGGTGTCTGAGAGTCGAGACTCAGAGGAGCAGATGGTGGTCGAGGAGGGGCAGTTAGAGGGTGATACTTTAGATCCTCAGACGGGTTTGTTTTACCGCTCAGCTCAACCTGTCAGTCAGCACGGCACGGTACCGCCCACCCTCAGCAAACCTGCCGCTGACACCCCCACTTCATCTAAGAGGGCGGAGCCCGTCACGGGCAGAGCGTCTGTGCCGCGTGAGAGACCCGCCCCCTCTTCCTCTCTGACATCATCCGCTGGCTCTGCCGCGTCCGCAAACCCTCCTCAAACTCCACAGCTGCCCAGACTCCAGCAGGCACCCACCTCACACAACcgacccaacacacacacacagctgtcacAGCCTCCGCCCCTGCAGGCACATCACCCTGTGCCAAAGACCCCCATCAGCGCTCAGGTGCCCATCATAACGCAGGGTGCCACCGTCACTAAGATCACGTTTGGGGGTCATCAGTGTCCGCCCGTGTCCAGCAGCGCCGAGGCGTCTGTTAAACTCCAGCCGGAGTCCAGCACCGGTGCGGCAGCATCAGAGAAAGCCTCGGTGTCTGACATCCTGAAGATCTCCATGATGAAAGCCGAGATCGACCCGAGCGCTGAGCCCATGGTGGTGGACTCGTCCAGTGACTGTGGCCCACTGACCAAAGCCCCGCCCACATCATCACTCATCAGCAGTTCCAAACCCACACACGGACCCTTCAGCCACATCAAGAGTAAAGACGTGGGCATCATACAG gtcaTCCCTCAGTTCTCCATCATGCCAGACTCCAGTCAGTCTAATGTGGTTGTGGAGCCCAGTGGCTTTCTGGAGATCACCGATTACACCAGCCAGCGTCTGGACGAGGAGTCGGTCATGGAACAAGAAGTGGACAGCAGCAACGACGAGGGGGTGGAGCCCAGCCCGGTGGAGGTGTGCACTGACCAATCACAGTGA
- the emsy gene encoding BRCA2-interacting transcriptional repressor EMSY isoform X2, whose product MIQQEKPLTGSMPVVWPALLDLSRDECKRILRKLELEAYAGVISALRAQGELTKDKKELLGELTRVLSISTERHRAEVRRAVNDERLTTIAYHMSGPNSSSEWSIEGRRLVPLMPRLVPQTAFTVTANAVASATAHQNSSLLPPAETGNKEVVVCYSYTSTTSTPSSTSVPAVVKSPRPASPASNVVVLPSGSTVYVKSVSCSDEDEKPRKRRRTNSSSSSPVLLKEVPKVATPIPKTIAVPVSGSPKMSSLMQSIANSLPPHMSPVKITFTKPSTQTTNSTTQKVIIVTTSPSSNFVPNILSKSHNYAAMSKLVSSGAFAAANQKQTMVISASAAPGPSPVAVTTVVSSTPSVVMSTIAQGGSSAGVKVSSTRLPSPKALIGPPSQILQIAKQQQTSAQCVSPKGLQGSPQSSGTPPGAKPTIQIKQESGVCAGVKIITQQMQPSKILPKPSGSVLPSSSSAPIMVVSSNGAIMTTKPLSNPTGSPAAYTRPSVNPALAARVATSPAGATYVKTTSGSIITVVPKSLATLGGKIITTNMVTGTTTKITTIPMTSKPNVIVVQKTTGKGTTLQGLPGKNMVTTLLNAGGEKGLQAVPGAKPAIITASRPITKMIVTQPKSLGAGVQPSTTTTKIIPTKIVYGQQGKTQVLIKPKPMAFQTAVVSEQTRQLVSETLQQVSRCTESSAVAGPSQEGAMKDDSEGSAASDITHDSQPVVHFITSRGQDWTEQEVSVEASPTIIYQDVTGESQSATSTIKALLELQQTSVKEKGDAKPRQHTIDLSQMAVPIPVPPDRRPSPEPSTQSVAESGTLTEYLGKVSKALIGGDVSGSSGQTLTVSCSPSTAPSAAKSTNPPPTSALVSQQVEVSESRDSEEQMVVEEGQLEGDTLDPQTGLFYRSAQPVSQHGTVPPTLSKPAADTPTSSKRAEPVTGRASVPRERPAPSSSLTSSAGSAASANPPQTPQLPRLQQAPTSHNRPNTHTQLSQPPPLQAHHPVPKTPISAQVPIITQGATVTKITFGGHQCPPVSSSAEASVKLQPESSTGAAASEKASVSDILKISMMKAEIDPSAEPMVVDSSSDCGPLTKAPPTSSLISSSKPTHGPFSHIKSKDVGIIQVIPQFSIMPDSSQSNVVVEPSGFLEITDYTSQRLDEESVMEQEVDSSNDEGVEPSPVEVCTDQSQ is encoded by the exons ATGATTCAGCAGGAGAAGCCATTGACGGGCAGCATGCCGGTGGTGTGGCCCGCGCTGCTCGACCTCAGCAGGGACGAATGCAAGCGAATCCTGCGCAAACTGG AGCTGGAGGCGTACGCTGGTGTGATCAGCGCTCTGAGGGCTCAGGGAGAGCTCACTAAAGACAAGAAGGAGCTGCTCGGAGAACTCACCAGAGTCCTCAG TATCTCAACAGAACGCCATCGAGCTGAGGTCCGTAGAGCCGTGAATGATGAGCGTTTGACCACCATCGCCTATCA catgtCCGGGCCCAACAGCTCATCCGAATGGTCTATCGAGGGGCGTCGGCTCGTTCCTCTGATGCCCAGACTGGTTCCTCAGACGGCCTTCACTGTAACAGCCAACGCCGTCGCCAGCGCCACCGCGCATCAGAACTCTTCACTGCTCCCGCCAGCGGAAACCGGCAACAAAGAAG TGGTGGTGTGTTATTCCTACACCAGTACGACATCCACACCAAGCAGCACCAGTGTGCCAGCAGTCGTGAAATCCCCCCGACCCGCCAGCCCCGCCTCCAACGTCGTGGTGCTGCCCAGCGGAAGTACCGTCTACGTGAAGA GTGTGAGCTGCTCTGATGAGGATGAGAAACCTCGTAAGAGGCGGAGAACCAACTCGTCCAGCTCCTCCCCTGTGCTGTTGAAGGAGGTGCCTAAAGTGGCCACGCCCATTCCTAAAACCATCGCGGTTCCTGTGAGCGGCAGCCCGAAGATGAGCAGCCTGATGCAGAGCATCGCCAACTCACTCCCGCCTCACATGTCACCGGTGAAGATCACCTTCACCAAACCTTCCACCCAGACCACTAACAGCACCACACAGAAG GTCATCATCGTGACGACGTCTCCGAGCTCCAACTTCGTGCcaaacattctgtcaaagtcacACAACTACGCAGCCATGTCAAAGCTGGTGTCCAGCGGCGCGTTCGCGGCGGCCAATCAGAAACAGACCATGGTGATTTCAGCCAGCGCAGCCCCGGGACCCAGTCCTGTTGCCGTGACGACAGTGGTTTCCTCCACCCCTTCAGTGGTGATGTCCACGATCGCGCAgg GTGGGTCGTCCGCCGGAGTGAAAGTGTCCTCCACCCGTCTGCCGTCTCCCAAAGCTTTAATCGGTCCTCCGTCTCAGATTCTTCAGATCGCCAAACAGCAGCAGACATCAGCTCAGTGTGTGTCTCCTAAAGGCCTGCAGGGGTCCCCACAGAGCAGCGGCACGCCCCCCGGAGCCAAACCCACCATACAGATCAAACAGGAGTCAG gtgtgtgtgcaggtgtgaaGATCATCACTCAGCAGATGCAGCCCAGTAAGATCTTACCCAAACCCTCCGGTTCAGTGCTGCCCAGCAGTAGCTCCGCCCCCATCATGGTCGTCAGCAGCAACGGAGCCATAATGACCACCAAACCGCTTTCCAATCCCACCG GGAGTCCGGCGGCGTACACGCGACCGTCTGTCAATCCTGCGCTCGCCGCCCGTGTGGCCACGTCGCCCGCGGGAGCCACTTACGTCAAGACCACCAGTGGCAGCATCATAACCGTCGTGCCCAAATCTCTCGCCACGCTGGGTGGCAAAATCATCACCACCAACATGGTGACAG GAACCACAACAAAGATCACCACCATCCCCATGACCTCCAAACCCAACGTGATCGTGGTGCAGAAGACCACTGGAAAAGGAACTACCCTACAGGGACTTCCGGGAAAGAACATGGTTACGACGCTGTTAAACGCAGGG GGAGAGAAAGGCCTGCAGGCGGTGCCCGGGGCCAAGCCGGCCATCATCACCGCTTCTCGACCCATCACTAAAATGATCGTGACGCAGCCCAAGAGCCTCGGCGCCGGCGTTCAGCcctccaccaccaccaccaagaTCATCCCCACCAAGATTGTGTACGGACAGCAGGGAAAAAcacag GTTCTGATCAAGCCGAAGCCCATGGCCTTTCAGACGGCCGTGGTGAGCGAACAGACCCGACAGCTGGTGAGCGAGACGCTTCAGCAGGTCTCGCGCTGTACAGAATCCAGCGCCGTCGCAGGTCCCAGCCAGGAGGGGGCGATGAAGGACGATTCAGAGGGCAGTGCAGCGTCCGACATCACTCACG ACTCTCAGCCTGTGGTTCACTTCATCACCTCCAGAGGTCAGGATTGGACAGAACAGGAGGTTTCAGTGGAGGCCAGTCCCACCATCATTTATCAGGACGTGACGGGAGAGTCTCAGTCAGCTACATCCACCATCAAAGCCCTGCTGGAGCTACAGCAGACCAGCG tgaAGGAGAAAGGTGATGCCAAACCGCGTCAGCACACGATTGATCTGAGTCAGATGGCAGTGCCCATCCCTGTGCCCCCCGACAGGAGGCCGTCCCCCGAACCGTCCACTCAGAGCGTAGCAGAGTCTGGCACACTCACTGAATACCTGG gtaaAGTGAGTAAAGCTCTGATTGGTGGAGATGTTTCTGGATCCAGCGGTCAGACTCTGACTGTCTCTTGCTCTCCATCAACAGCGCCGTCCGCTGCCAAGAGCACCAACCCCCCACCCACATCTGCTCTCGTCTCACAGCAG GTGGAGGTGTCTGAGAGTCGAGACTCAGAGGAGCAGATGGTGGTCGAGGAGGGGCAGTTAGAGGGTGATACTTTAGATCCTCAGACGGGTTTGTTTTACCGCTCAGCTCAACCTGTCAGTCAGCACGGCACGGTACCGCCCACCCTCAGCAAACCTGCCGCTGACACCCCCACTTCATCTAAGAGGGCGGAGCCCGTCACGGGCAGAGCGTCTGTGCCGCGTGAGAGACCCGCCCCCTCTTCCTCTCTGACATCATCCGCTGGCTCTGCCGCGTCCGCAAACCCTCCTCAAACTCCACAGCTGCCCAGACTCCAGCAGGCACCCACCTCACACAACcgacccaacacacacacacagctgtcacAGCCTCCGCCCCTGCAGGCACATCACCCTGTGCCAAAGACCCCCATCAGCGCTCAGGTGCCCATCATAACGCAGGGTGCCACCGTCACTAAGATCACGTTTGGGGGTCATCAGTGTCCGCCCGTGTCCAGCAGCGCCGAGGCGTCTGTTAAACTCCAGCCGGAGTCCAGCACCGGTGCGGCAGCATCAGAGAAAGCCTCGGTGTCTGACATCCTGAAGATCTCCATGATGAAAGCCGAGATCGACCCGAGCGCTGAGCCCATGGTGGTGGACTCGTCCAGTGACTGTGGCCCACTGACCAAAGCCCCGCCCACATCATCACTCATCAGCAGTTCCAAACCCACACACGGACCCTTCAGCCACATCAAGAGTAAAGACGTGGGCATCATACAG gtcaTCCCTCAGTTCTCCATCATGCCAGACTCCAGTCAGTCTAATGTGGTTGTGGAGCCCAGTGGCTTTCTGGAGATCACCGATTACACCAGCCAGCGTCTGGACGAGGAGTCGGTCATGGAACAAGAAGTGGACAGCAGCAACGACGAGGGGGTGGAGCCCAGCCCGGTGGAGGTGTGCACTGACCAATCACAGTGA